The window GTGACGCCGTACAGCATGCCGCGGACAAGGCGTGTAGCCGGAATCGCCCCGAGGACGCCCAGGGCCGCGCCCGAGACACCCATCAGGACTCCGCTCCGTACCACCAGGGAGGTCACCTGGCGCCGGGTAGCGCCCATGGCCAGGCGTACGCCCAACTCGCGCCGCCGTAGTCGCACGCCATAGGCCAGCACGGCGTAGACACCGGTCGCGGCGAGCGAAACGGCCAGCAGGGCGAACGCCGCGAGCAGCGCGGCGTAGAAGCGCTGACTGGCCGTGGTCGCCGTCACCAGGGTCTCGACGGGGAAGGTGGCCTGCGGAGGTAGCAGTGCGTCCACATCGGAAACGGCACCTGCGAGCTCGGCAACGAAGCGCGCGGCAGGGCCGTCCACCCGCGCCACGACGGTCATGAACCCCCAGCCCACCTGATCGGAAGGATAAAACATCTCGCGACGGAGGGATGCGGTCGGACCATAGAAGCGAGTGTCCTCGACGACTCCGATCACCTCGAAGAACGCGTCCTGACGCCAGACGTTCTGGATCGGCTTGCCGACGGCGCTCTCTCCGGGCCAGAAGGACTCAGCGAGCGAACGGTTCACCACGGCCACCGGAGGGCCGCCTCGATCACGATCGTCGAAGAAGCGCCCTTCGAGAATCCTGAGCCCCAGCGCCCTGTCCAGACCGGGGGAGGCGATGCGGAAATCCACCTGAGGTGCCTCGCTCCAGGGGACCGAAGCGTCTTTGCGCGTGGGGAGGTCGAAGTTGGCCGCCACCGGATCCATGGGAAGGGCGGATGTGAGTCCGGCCGCGCGCACACCCGGGATCGCACGTACTCGCGCGAGGAGCCGATCGTAGTAGACACGCTGACCCTCCCGCCCTTGATGGCGTGATCCGTCCAGCGAGACGCGCGCCGCGACCGCGCCAGTGGGGGCGAAGCCGACGTCGATGGCACCCACCGCCTGTACGGTTCGGATCAGCAGCCCCGCAGCCACCAACAGCACCGCGCTCAATCCGAGCTGAGCGACGGCGAGTCCCTGACGGGAGCGCGTGCCCCGCCGGGTGGCGCGGCGGCTGCCGAGTGCGAGCCCGGACGATGCACTCCGACTACGTTCAGTCCACCAAGCGGGCACCATACCTGCCGTCAACGCGATACAGAGCGCCGCCGTGACGCCTACCACGACCGCCGGCAGACCAGGTGCTGCCTCGAACGAACGCGGCAGCGTGGGCCCCAACGCATCGACGAGCCAGCCTCCCAGGCCCCAGGCCAGCAGTAGGCCAGCCACCGCACCCCCGAACGCCAGAAGCAGCGCTTCCAGGACAGGGACCGCCAGCAACCGAAGGCCGCTCGCTCCAAGGGCGGCACGGACCGCCGTGTCACTCCGTCGATCGGACGTCCGCACCAAGAAGAGATTCGCCAGATTCACAACCGCGACGAGCAACAACAGCGCAACCCCGGCGCTGGCCGCGAGCAGGCGCGGACGGGTGGTACTCAGAAGGTACTCCCCGACCGGCTGCGCGTGGGCGCTCCAGCCGCGAGCCGACGTAGGGTACAGCTCGGAGTAGCGCTCGGTCAGTGCCGCGATTTCGGCGGACAAGCGGCCTACGTTTGCGCCGGGCGCCACTCGGGCGGCCGCGGTGAGCGTGCGCCCCCCTCGATTGGTCGGATCCTCCGGCCGAAAGGCGGTCGGCAGGAAGATCTCTGCCTGCGCCGACAGCACCTCCAGACGAGGGGGCAGGATGCCAACGACCTCATGGTCGCGTCCATCGATGCGCACAGTCCGCCCTACGGCGGTGGCGTCCCCGCCGAAACGGCGCTGCCAGTACCCGTGGGAGAGCATCACCGCGGGGTTGGTCCCCTCCACAATGTCGTCGTCCGCCGTGAACGTCCTACCGAGTGCGGGTGTGATTCCCAATACCGTCCAGGTATCGGGAGACATGCGAACGCCGATGAGTTCTTCGGGGCGCTCCGGATCCGCGAGGGTCCATGAGTCCCATTCCCAAGCGACCAGGCGCCCCGCCATGCGCAGATCGCGCTGCCAATCCTGGAACGTGGCTGCCGACGTGGGGCTCGCCTCGATCCCCTCCTCCGGCATGCGTTCGAGCAGGATGACCAAGGAGTCCGGGTCGGCGATGGCGAGCGGCCGGAGCAGGACCTGCCAGACCAGGCTGAACACCGTGACACACGCCGCCAGCGTCAGTGCCAGAGTCAGCATCACCCCCACGGCGAAGACCGGAGCGCGTGCCAGGGCGCGAGTCGCATGGGTGAGATCGGAACGGAGCCCCGCGAACGTCGCGAGAACGCCCCCACGGGACACCTGTCGCGTACGTCTCGCCACCTGACCGGGATCACCGAACCGTCTCGCCGCCTCCCGTCGAGCTTGCTCCAGCGTCAGTCCGGAGCGTACCAGCTCGTCCGTCAGTTCGGCGAGGTGGTGAGCGAGCTCCTCTTCGATGCGCCGGCCCTCCCGGTCTTCGTCCATCCCCTCACCCCTCCGCTCCCAGGACTCTGCGCACTGCCCAGGTCGATCCTTCCCAGCGCTCGGTCTGCCGCACCAATTCGGCCCTGCCTTCGGTGGTGAGGCGGTAGATCCGTGCACGTCGCCCGTGATCCGTGCGATGCCAGGAGGAGCGCAGCCAGCCTCTCTTCTCCATTCGGTGGAGCGCAGGGTAGAGCGCGCCCTCCTCGACGCTCAGGCGGTCTC is drawn from Gemmatimonadota bacterium and contains these coding sequences:
- a CDS encoding PadR family transcriptional regulator: MSGRVELVPGTLEMLILKAVSVEARHGFGIARWIEHVTGDRLSVEEGALYPALHRMEKRGWLRSSWHRTDHGRRARIYRLTTEGRAELVRQTERWEGSTWAVRRVLGAEG
- a CDS encoding ADOP family duplicated permease, giving the protein MDEDREGRRIEEELAHHLAELTDELVRSGLTLEQARREAARRFGDPGQVARRTRQVSRGGVLATFAGLRSDLTHATRALARAPVFAVGVMLTLALTLAACVTVFSLVWQVLLRPLAIADPDSLVILLERMPEEGIEASPTSAATFQDWQRDLRMAGRLVAWEWDSWTLADPERPEELIGVRMSPDTWTVLGITPALGRTFTADDDIVEGTNPAVMLSHGYWQRRFGGDATAVGRTVRIDGRDHEVVGILPPRLEVLSAQAEIFLPTAFRPEDPTNRGGRTLTAAARVAPGANVGRLSAEIAALTERYSELYPTSARGWSAHAQPVGEYLLSTTRPRLLAASAGVALLLLVAVVNLANLFLVRTSDRRSDTAVRAALGASGLRLLAVPVLEALLLAFGGAVAGLLLAWGLGGWLVDALGPTLPRSFEAAPGLPAVVVGVTAALCIALTAGMVPAWWTERSRSASSGLALGSRRATRRGTRSRQGLAVAQLGLSAVLLVAAGLLIRTVQAVGAIDVGFAPTGAVAARVSLDGSRHQGREGQRVYYDRLLARVRAIPGVRAAGLTSALPMDPVAANFDLPTRKDASVPWSEAPQVDFRIASPGLDRALGLRILEGRFFDDRDRGGPPVAVVNRSLAESFWPGESAVGKPIQNVWRQDAFFEVIGVVEDTRFYGPTASLRREMFYPSDQVGWGFMTVVARVDGPAARFVAELAGAVSDVDALLPPQATFPVETLVTATTASQRFYAALLAAFALLAVSLAATGVYAVLAYGVRLRRRELGVRLAMGATRRQVTSLVVRSGVLMGVSGAALGVLGAIPATRLVRGMLYGVTPVDPTTFGVVAGLLVLVAIAACVDPAARAARLDPARILQDD